The Pyrus communis chromosome 9, drPyrComm1.1, whole genome shotgun sequence genome has a segment encoding these proteins:
- the LOC137745071 gene encoding UDP-glycosyltransferase 86A1-like, whose translation MCFSVHHLPTFSETPIEREREREREREREREMEGKASTPHAIMVPLPLQGHVTPLTHLATKLASQGFTITFVNTQYIHHHILKSQPNDNTEDDIFAMARKSGLDIRYTTVSDGFPLAFNRIQNLDQSLEGALHVFPAHVDELVGNLVQSDPSITCLIVDTFQAWSATIANKYNLIHISFWTEPALVLNIYYHLDLLRKNGHFGAHDNREDIIDYIPSVKAIEPRDLMSYLQTTDIFCPMLRIYYKAFREVKRADFILCNTVQELEFESLSALQSKQPTYAIGPVLPDSLTNNIVATNLMPESDCIHWLHKKPHGSVLFISFGSYAQVTKDDFEEIAHGLLLSKVNFIWVLRPDTTGYDETYILPVGFEDEIKDRGLMVPWCSQIEVLSHPAVGGFLTHCGWNSILESMRCGVPMLCFPLVADQITNRKLVVDDWGVGLNLCDRVKPVRRVEVAEKINRLICGKSGDGLQKKVMKVTQTLEDAVALNGSSQKNLSQFISDVKEKIQTRM comes from the exons ATGTGTTTTTCAGTTCATCACTTGCCTACTTTCTCAGAAACAccaatagagagagagagagagagagagagagagagagagagagagagagagatggagggcAAAGCCTCAACCCCTCATGCAATCATGGTGCCTCTTCCTCTCCAAGGCCATGTAACCCCATTGACCCATCTGGCCACGAAGCTTGCTTCACAGGGCTTCACCATCACTTTTGTCAACACCCAATATATTCACCACCACATACTCAAGTCACAACCCAACGACAACACAGAAGACGATATCTTTGCCATGGCGCGTAAATCCGGTCTAGACATACGCTACACAACAGTAAGTGATGGATTTCCACTAGCTTTCAACCGAATTCAGAACCTCGACCAATCTCTTGAGGGTGCTTTGCATGTCTTCCCTGCCCATGTGGATGAACTTGTTGGAAATTTAGTCCAATCTGACCCCTCAATCACTTGTTTGATTGTTGATACGTTCCAAGCATGGTCAGCAACCATAGCCAACAAGTACAACCTTATCCATATTTCCTTCTGGACTGAACCAGCCCTAGTCTTAAACATCTACTATCACTTGGACCTTCTCCGAAAAAATGGTCATTTCGGTGCTCATG ATAATCGCGAGGATATCATTGATTACATACCTAGTGTGAAAGCTATTGAACCAAGGGACTTGATGTCATACCTCCAAACAACAGATATATTTTGCCCAATGCTCCGCATCTATTACAAGGCATTTCGCGAAGTGAAAAGGGcagattttattttgtgtaataCAGTGCAAGAACTTGAATTTGAGTCCCTTTCTGCCTTGCAATCGAAGCAACCAACATATGCAATTGGCCCTGTCTTGCCCGATAGTCTCACCAATAACATCGTGGCTACCAATCTGATGCCAGAATCTGACTGCATCCATTGGCTCCACAAGAAGCCCCATGGTTCGGTTTTGTTCATTTCTTTTGGCAGCTATGCTCAAGTTACAAAGGATGATTTTGAGGAAATAGCTCATGGGCTTTTGCTTAGTAAAGTGAATTTCATCTGGGTACTTCGTCCCGACACTACAGGTTATGATGAAACGTATATTCTACCAGTCGGATTTGAAGATGAGATTAAAGATAGAGGGTTGATGGTGCCATGGTGCTCTCAGATTGAGGTGCTTTCACATCCAGCAGTAGGAGGGTTCTTAACGCATTGTGGATGGAATTCTATACTGGAAAGTATGCGGTGTGGTGTTCCCATGCTATGTTTTCCCCTAGTGGCTGATCAAATCACTAATAGGAAACTAGTAGTTGATGATTGGGGCGTTGGACTCAATCTTTGTGATCGGGTTAAACCCGTTAGAAGGGTGGAGGTAGCAGAGAAGATCAACCGTCTGATATGTGGAAAATCGGGTGATGGTTTGCAGAAGAAGGTCATGAAAGTAACACAAACATTGGAGGATGCAGTGGCTCTAAATGGGTCATCACAAAAGAATTTATCTCAATTCATTAGTGACGTGAAGGAAAAAATTCAGACACGAATGTGA
- the LOC137745962 gene encoding UDP-glycosyltransferase 86A1-like, translating to MEENHSKPHAIMVPLPIQGHVIPFTNLAMKLASNGFTITFVNTKCVHHQLLKSQPNNNSGDQDDIFSKVRESGLDIRYTTVSDGLPLAFNRFQNLDQFLECSLHVFPAHVDELVGDLVQSDPSITCLIADTYHCWPATIANKYNLVHISFWTQPALVFNIYYHLDLLIKNGHFGSQDNREGTIDYIPGVKAIEPKDLMSKFQETDISTPMHRVIYKAYEEVKGADFILCNTVQELESESLSALQEKQPTYAIGPVLSNKPTKGMVATNLMSEFDCTQWLNTKPHGSVLFISFGSYGQVTKNDFEEIAHGLLLSKVSFIWVLRPDTTSYDETCIMPVGFEDETKDRGLMVPWCSQIEVLLHPAIGGFLTHCGWNSILESMWCGVPMLCFPLWTDQITNRKLVVDDWGIGLNLCDTVKLVTRAEVGEKINRLMCGDSGDGLQKQIKKVRQTLEDALAVNGSSERNLSQFICGVKEKIRTRA from the exons atggaggaAAATCACTCAAAGCCTCACGCAATCATGGTGCCTCTTCCTATCCAAGGCCATGTAATCCCATTCACCAATCTAGCCATGAAGCTTGCATCAAATGGTTTCACCATCACTTTTGTCAACACCAAATGTGTTCACCACCAGCTACTCAAATCACAACCCAACAACAACTCTGGAGATCAAGATGACATCTTCTCCAAAGTGCGGGAATCCGGCCTAGACATACGCTACACAACGGTGAGTGACGGTCTTCCATTAGCTTTCAACCGATTTCAGAATCTCGACCAATTTCTTGAGTGTTCTTTGCATGTCTTCCCTGCTCATGTTGATGAACTTGTTGGAGATTTAGTCCAATCTGACCCCTCAATCACTTGCTTGATCGCTGATACCTACCACTGTTGGCCAGCAACCATAGCCAACAAGTACAATCTTGTCCATATTTCTTTTTGGACTCAACCAGCTCTAGTTTTTAACATCTACTATCACTTGGACCTCCTCATAAAAAATGGTCATTTTGGTTCTCAAG ATAATCGTGAGGGCACCATCGATTACATACCTGGAGTGAAGGCTATTGAACCAAAGGACTTGATGTCAAAATTTCAAGAAACAGATATATCAACACCGATGCACCGTGTCATATACAAGGCGTACGAGGAAGTGAAAGGGGCAGATTTCATATTGTGTAATACAGTGCAAGAACTTGAATCCGAGTCCCTCTCAGCCTTGCAAGAGAAGCAACCCACCTATGCAATTGGTCCTGTTCTCTCCAATAAACCTACTAAGGGTATGGTGGCTACCAATTTAATGTCAGAGTTTGACTGTACCCAGTGGCTAAACACTAAGCCACATGGTTCagttttgttcatttcatttgGAAGCTATGGTCAAGTTACTAAAAATGATTTCGAAGAAATAGCTCATGGACTTTTGCTGAGTAAAGTGAGTTTCATCTGGGTGCTTCGCCCGGACACAACAAGTTATGATGAAACATGTATCATGCCGGTCGGATTTGAGGACGAGACTAAAGATAGAGGGTTGATGGTCCCATGGTGCTCTCAGATTGAGGTGCTTTTGCATCCAGCTATAGGAGGATTCTTAACACATTGTGGATGGAATTCCATACTTGAAAGTATGTGGTGTGGGGTTCCCATGTTGTGTTTTCCTCTATGGACTGACCAAATCACTAATAGGAAACTAGTAGTTGATGATTGGGGAATTGGACTAAATCTTTGTGATACAGTTAAACTCGTTACAAGAGCAGAAGTAGGGGAGAAGATCAACCGTCTGATGTGTGGAGATTCGGGTGATGGATTACAGAAACAGATCAAGAAAGTAAGGCAAACTTTGGAAGACGCATTGGCTGTAAATGGGTCATCAGAAAGAAATTTATCTCAATTCATTTGCGGCGTTAAGGAAAAAATTCGGACACGAGCATGA